The Bdellovibrio sp. ZAP7 DNA segment CAGCAATGCCAGCGGAGCCACACGCATGATCGAGCCATTGCCTTGAAATTCGTTATTCACAAATCCACATTCACGCAAAGCTTTGCCGTCTTTCAGATTCTGCAAACCTTTGATCGTCGTAGTGCCAATATCAGGGGGATTGCTGGCAAACCAAGCCAGCATTTCAGATTTTAAAATGTCGAAGGAAATTTCTTGAGCGTTTTGAAGTGCGCGTAAAACACCCAACATCAAGTCCGTATCATCAGTTGCTTCACCGGGTGCCCAGTTAAATTTGCCTCCGCCAACGATTTCCGTTTTGGTATTCCAAGCGGGCTGTGGCGGCAAAAATTCCCAAGGAGCTCCAAGAGAATCTCCCGCATGAAGGCCCCACAACATCCCTAAAACTCTATCTTGATAAAACATCAAAACCCCTAGTGTGCCGATAAATAAGTTTTATCAAGGCGCAAGAAGGAAGCTGTACAAGTGTACAGCGACGAGGCAGCAACGCGGAGAAAACTTATTTAGCGGAACACTAGTGGCAAAGGTTATAGTTGTCAGCCATAAACTGTTTTTGTGCCTGCAACTCGCCGACAGAGTATTGGAACATATTCAGATCACAGCCATTTTGCTGGATTAATGATTCCACGGCCAATTTTTCTGGCGGTGTCAGTCCCAAATCCCAGATCAATTTTACTTTCAACCATTGTTGCAAGTACTGACAGCGGTAAGCTTGGTTTGGCGGCATGTAACCCTCTGGAGAGCTATCACTCTTAGACATGTTTTCATGTCCGTCTGTGGAAATAAGATGGAAATTGTTTCCTAAGAAGTTCGCGTAAAGGCAACGTTTAGCATAGTTCCATTTGTGCGCACCACTGACATAGGCATTTTTCAAAGGAACAAAATGATCGATTTGAATATCTGCGGCATCATTAACGGTCGCGCCTGTGTACGGTTCATCCCACTCGCCACTGCGAACAGTGCAACCTGCGGTATTGTAGGTCACTGGAACTTTGGAATCGCGAACTAAAACCAGGCCGCGCGTATTCAAGCAGGTATGATCTGCACTGGGACGTATCCAAGTTCCGAAATGCTGCTTGCGATTATAAGCCTGTCCTACATTTCCGAAGTCTTCGTTGTGATGATCGAAATGCAAAAGCGAAATAACGGCGGCTTTAATCTCAACCGATGGAGCAGCAGCGTCAAAAATGTCTTGGATAGTTTGCAAAGGGTCAACAGAGGTATTTGTGGGAGTCGCAGAGAAAGAAGGCAACGTCGTGACCGTGTAATACTCACTGAATCGCTGGTTGTTTCCACTCACATCAGCGAGCAGATCTTCCCTTGCATGTACACTCACCGCACAGATCGATACAAGCGCTCCGACTAGAAGCTTCTTCATCTCATGCCCCTCTTATTCACAAGACATCCTTGTCTTGTATTATTTGGCGTATATAACCATTAAAGAAGGACCAAAGTACTAAAGCAACATTATTATTGTTAGAGTTCTGTCAGATCCCTTGCAGCCTAGAAAGAGGCATTATGTTACGCGTTGGACGCTTCCGTCATCGTTTGCTTGACGAAACATTTTTGGAAAATCACTCTGCTCAAGCGGCGCGCTCGTTGATGCCTTTCGTGCAAATGTGGAAGTCGCAAAGAATCAGTGACGTGGAAATGGTGGGCGCCTATTTACTGACCTTCACTTTTCTACGCAGGCCCACGGATTTCTTAGGGGGCTTGCACAATCTTCCTCTGCCACAGAGTCATTCCCGTGGAGTGAGTGGAAACCTGATTGTTTCAACGCTGCGCCAAACTTTACCGGAAGAATTGAAAACAGCAAAAAGTTTGCGTCCCTTGGAAACCGACGACGACTTTGTGATGACCTTTACGGGCCACAGCTGGCGTTCGATTCCATTTTCAGTTCAAAAAAGCTTGAGTGCCTGGAAAATAGGATTGTACCCCTTGAATCTTTTGACTCATTTGCCGACCGCCGATGAGGTGTTGCTGATGCAAGCTCAAGGACAACGTTGCGTGAGCATGTTGCTAAAGCCCGAAGAGATTCATTCCTTTGTCGAAGAGGGCCGCGATGTTCTGGGATTTATTGTACATGACCTCGTCCATGCGGATCACTTCTTTAACGATCCGTTACGTGCTCAGGCTCAGGTTCATTTTTGTCAGAAGTTACTTGAAGTATTGAAGCTACCTGCGATTCAACACATGCTTTTCATCGACGACGTCTTTCGCAAGGAATTCCACTATCTGATGTCGGATATGAACTCCGTTCCGCTGCATTTACTTAAGACTTTGAAGGCGGTTTTGCTAGGATACTTTAAACGTCAGCACGATGCTGATATGAAACAGGCCCTACCGGTCACTTCAGAAAAGCTCTTTGCCGAATGCTACCGTCAAGTTTTAGAGGCCTGGAATTTTTCAGCGCTGGAATTTGCAGCCGCCCAACGCCTGAACACCCCACACTTCCAACATCCGACCGACAGCGTGCTTTTAGATCAAGCCCTCGGTAAAAATCATTCGCCAACTGAAAACTATTTGGTAATCTCTTAGGTATGCAACTTAAGGAACTTCTCGATAAAGCCCAGACCCTACGACGCTTCAAAGCAGGCCAAGTCATATTCGAAGCCGGCGGCGAACCCCAAGGACTCTATAAAGTCCACGAAGGATTGATCAAACTCGATTCAACCTCTGCCAGTGGTGCCGCTCACACATTAAGACTGATCGGCCCCGAAGGATTGGTTGGCTACCGCGCTTTATTCGCAGGAGAAAACTATTACGCCACCGCGATCGCCGTCGAAGAATCGGTGCTTTCTTTTGTCTCTAAAAACGAAATCTTAGCCCTTTTCCGCGATCACCCTGAAGCGGCCATGCAATTCCTGGAATTCCTGTCGCGTGACCTGCGTTTAGCCGAATCCAAATGGACCGGTCAAATGGACAAAGATGCGGCGGCGAGAATCGCAGACGCCTTGTTATTCCTGCAACAAAACTTCCCCCAACAAAATTGGACCCGAAAAGAAATTGCCCAATGGGCCGGCACAACTCCTGAGACCGTCATTCGAACTCTAGCTACTTTCGAAAAAGAAGGCATCATCGACCAATCCTCTGGAAGAACAATCCAAATAAAAAACCGCGAACTTCTCCTATCAAAGTCTGCAGAGGAATAATCTCCATTTCATTAGTCAGGATAAACACCTCCGATCCGCTCGAGCGGTCCTGCCTTGAGTGGCGCGCGAACAAAATTTCTAACAAGCAAGAAATGTGATCTGACTTAGTGTCGGGTGCCTTGTGTATAGTCAGAGCTTTTAGATAGAAAATTCGTTTTCCTTGTTTGCGCGGAACTCCGAGGTTTAGCCTAAGATCAGTTTTACCAAAGGCTCAAACTGATAGGAGGATTTATGCTGTCCCGATTTAATAAGGTGATTTTGGCTTCGGCATTTGCAGCAGGTTTTATTGGCTGTGCAAGCACTCCGCCGAACGTGGTTTCTATTCCTACGACTGCGAATCCGACGACGGAAATTGCTCGTACGGAAGAGATGTTGAACGATGCTCGAGCAAAACAAATGAATGTTCTTTCTCCTGATAACTTCAAAGACGCGGAAAAAACTTTAAACAAGGCCAAAGAATATCAAGCTAAGAAAAAACCGACCGAAAAAATTCTGGAACAAGTCGCCTATTCTCGTGCATGGTTGCAACAAGGCGAAAACAAATCTGATATCTCTAAAAAATCTTTAGGTGAAATCACAGACGCGCGTACGGGCGCCATCAAGGCCAATGCTCCGCAGATGTATCCTAAAGAGTGGAAGAAACTGGAAAGCAAACTGCAAAACATCACTAAAGATGTGGAAAATGGCAGTTTAACGGCAGCGGATAAAAAAGGAGCCGACCTGGTTGCTTCTTACCGCACGATCGAACGTGATTCCGTGGCGAAGCAATACTTGGGTCGTGCTAAAATGACTATTGATGAAGCTGAAAAAGACAAAGCCGTTGAAAAAGCGCCGAAGTCTTTGGCTTTAGCACAAGCAAAATACAATCAGTCCCTAAATTTTATTGGTCAAGATCCACGTAACACCGCTGCTATCGCGAAAATCTCAGAAGATGCGAATCGTGAAGCAGAACATTTGGCCGAAGTGATGAGCAAAGTAAATGCGGGTAACTCGGAAGCGTTGGTTTTGCAAAACGAGCGACAACAAAAAATGATCACCAGCCTGCATAAAGAAACCAAAGCACAGGCCCGTGAGTTGACGGCAGCTGAAAAACAATTGGAAGCAGCGAAACAACAGGAGGCTGAACTTGCTCGTCAACAAGCCTTGGCGGACACAGCTGACAAGCTTCGTAAAGAACTTCGCCCGAATGAAGCTGAAGTCTTCACGCAAGATGGTAAAGTCATGGTTCGCCTTAAAGGACTGAATTTTGCTAGTGGCAAGGCTAATCTGACTCCGAAAAATAAAGCGTTGTTGCAAAAAGTGGAAACTGCTTTGAATGACGTGCCAACAGCAAAAATCGAAGTGCAAGGTCATACAGACTCAACAGGTGCGACAGAAGCAAACATGAGAATCTCTGAAGCCCGTGCCAAAACGGTTCAAAAACAACTGATCGCAAATGGCGCATCTTCCAGTCAGGTTGACGCTGTTGGCTTGGGTGAAGAGCGCCCTATCAGCAACAACAACACGGCTGCGGGACGCGCACAAAACAGACGTATTGACCTTGTGATTGAACCTAAAATCCAGGAGTAGTTTATGACACATCTACCGGGCCATGCTTGGCAGGACTTGAAAAAAGAGCTGATGGAAAGATGGCATGAGCTGACGGAGAACGATCTAGACAGCACTTACGGAAACAGTCATTCCATCGTGGATTTATTGGAAAGAAAAGTTGGAATGAGAATCGAGGAGGCCAGCGAACGATTTGCTGAAATCGCTTCCCACTATCATCTTTACGATGAACCAGAGGAGGAGGAGCAAACTCCGAAGGCCGCAAAGGAAGAACGCACGATGGAGCTTTCACCTAAAAAGCCAAGTCCCCGTCCCGATGTACTACCGAAACCATAACTTAAGGAGTCCCGTCTTGCAGGCGGGACTCCGACTCGCGATTCACGGTCACAAATGAACAAGGAATAGAATTTAAAATTTGCTGCTCTCCGTGGGACTTTTTAATCAGCTGAAGCATATCGGCTTTCTTGTCCTCTTTTTTCACGAACACCATCAATCCGTCTTCTTTCAATTGCGCAAAAATCTTATCTGGCATTTCAGAAGAGCCGGCCGTAAAAATGATACGATCGAAAGGAGCTTCCGGTCCATAGCCCTCAAAACCATCGCCGGTGAATACTTTGGCATTGGTGATGCGCATTTGATCCAGAATCCCACGCGCGCGGTCTGCAACTTCGGGGATGATTTCAGAGCTCACAACTTTTCCCTGCGGTCCCACGATATAAGACATCAAAGCTGTGTTCCAACCTGAGCCCGCGCCTAGTTCAAAAACTTTGTGCCCAGGTGCAAGTTGCAACATATCCAAAATTCGCATCACGAAACTGGGTTGCGAAATGGTGGAAACAAAAGCGCCCCTTTTGTAGAGCAAGAGAGGTGTGTCTTCGTAGGCTTCCTGAAGGGTGTACTCAGGCACAAACAAGTGACGTGGATAACGGTAGTAAGCCTCCACAACTTGTTCTGACAGCGGGAGAGATTTTTTCAGAAGCAAATCCTGATATTGTTCCATCTTGAAATCCTTATTTCCCTTGCACGATAAAATCCCCAGAGGCACGATGAATTCATGACACTCACTCAACTGGAATACATTCTGGCGGTTGGAGACACGGGAAGTTTTAGCCAAGCAGCTTCTCAGTGTCACGTTACACAACCTACACTTAGCATGCAGATTCAAAAGCTCGAAGATGAACTCAACGTAATCCTGTTTGACAGAACAAGGCAGCCTGTTCGCCCCACCCAGATTGGTGAGTTGGTGTTAAAACAAGCACGCCTGGTCGTGCAAAGCTCACAGCACCTTCGCGAAATCGTCGATGAAAACAAAGGTGCGATCAGTGGAACTTTGCGAATCGGCATCATACCTACTTTGGCACCATATCTACTCCCACTGTTTCTGAATCAATTTATGAAAAAATTCCCGAGGGTTCACTTGGTAATCGACGAGTTGGAGACTCAAGCTATTGTAGATAAAATTCGCAATAACTCCCTGGATTT contains these protein-coding regions:
- a CDS encoding OmpA family protein codes for the protein MLSRFNKVILASAFAAGFIGCASTPPNVVSIPTTANPTTEIARTEEMLNDARAKQMNVLSPDNFKDAEKTLNKAKEYQAKKKPTEKILEQVAYSRAWLQQGENKSDISKKSLGEITDARTGAIKANAPQMYPKEWKKLESKLQNITKDVENGSLTAADKKGADLVASYRTIERDSVAKQYLGRAKMTIDEAEKDKAVEKAPKSLALAQAKYNQSLNFIGQDPRNTAAIAKISEDANREAEHLAEVMSKVNAGNSEALVLQNERQQKMITSLHKETKAQARELTAAEKQLEAAKQQEAELARQQALADTADKLRKELRPNEAEVFTQDGKVMVRLKGLNFASGKANLTPKNKALLQKVETALNDVPTAKIEVQGHTDSTGATEANMRISEARAKTVQKQLIANGASSSQVDAVGLGEERPISNNNTAAGRAQNRRIDLVIEPKIQE
- a CDS encoding protein-L-isoaspartate O-methyltransferase, with the protein product MEQYQDLLLKKSLPLSEQVVEAYYRYPRHLFVPEYTLQEAYEDTPLLLYKRGAFVSTISQPSFVMRILDMLQLAPGHKVFELGAGSGWNTALMSYIVGPQGKVVSSEIIPEVADRARGILDQMRITNAKVFTGDGFEGYGPEAPFDRIIFTAGSSEMPDKIFAQLKEDGLMVFVKKEDKKADMLQLIKKSHGEQQILNSIPCSFVTVNRESESRLQDGTP
- a CDS encoding Crp/Fnr family transcriptional regulator, which gives rise to MQLKELLDKAQTLRRFKAGQVIFEAGGEPQGLYKVHEGLIKLDSTSASGAAHTLRLIGPEGLVGYRALFAGENYYATAIAVEESVLSFVSKNEILALFRDHPEAAMQFLEFLSRDLRLAESKWTGQMDKDAAARIADALLFLQQNFPQQNWTRKEIAQWAGTTPETVIRTLATFEKEGIIDQSSGRTIQIKNRELLLSKSAEE
- a CDS encoding HNH endonuclease family protein; protein product: MKKLLVGALVSICAVSVHAREDLLADVSGNNQRFSEYYTVTTLPSFSATPTNTSVDPLQTIQDIFDAAAPSVEIKAAVISLLHFDHHNEDFGNVGQAYNRKQHFGTWIRPSADHTCLNTRGLVLVRDSKVPVTYNTAGCTVRSGEWDEPYTGATVNDAADIQIDHFVPLKNAYVSGAHKWNYAKRCLYANFLGNNFHLISTDGHENMSKSDSSPEGYMPPNQAYRCQYLQQWLKVKLIWDLGLTPPEKLAVESLIQQNGCDLNMFQYSVGELQAQKQFMADNYNLCH
- a CDS encoding transcriptional regulator gives rise to the protein MTHLPGHAWQDLKKELMERWHELTENDLDSTYGNSHSIVDLLERKVGMRIEEASERFAEIASHYHLYDEPEEEEQTPKAAKEERTMELSPKKPSPRPDVLPKP